A section of the Entelurus aequoreus isolate RoL-2023_Sb linkage group LG21, RoL_Eaeq_v1.1, whole genome shotgun sequence genome encodes:
- the opn4xa gene encoding opsin 4xa isoform X3, translated as MDRQNGFYRHVDVQDHVHYIVAFFVLVIGTVGVTGNALVMYAFFCNKKLRTPPNFFIMNLAISDFLMAITQSPIFFVNSLYKGWIFGETGCKVYAFCGALFGIASMINLLAISMDRYIVITKPLQALQWTSKRRTYYIICLVWLYSFAWSVAPLLGWSSYIPEGLMTSCTWDYVTSTPANKSYTLMLCCFVFFIPLGIISYCYLCMFLATRHASREVEKLGSQVRKTTLIQQQTIRTEWKLAKIAFVVIIVFVLSWSPYACVTLIAWAGYASVLNPYSKAVPAVIAKASAIYNPFIYAIIHSKYRDTLAANVPCLYFLAQASPRRDFMSVSHSQSSFRDSTLSRQSSLSKNKFFQVSSSVSTIDTQVWSDVELDPMDQRRCLRSSYSLGALKETQRSHDKRPQCQDRLGGGKASRSLKPGMKISTWKIKRRMAKHQAKMAAKSTQDVKTAKTVRCPGKKRGGETRKRQR; from the exons TAACAAAAAGCTACGCACTCCTCCAAACTTCTTCATCATGAACCTGGCGATCAGTGACTTCCTCATGGCCATCACTCAGTCACCCATCTTCTTTGTCAACTCCCTTTACAAGGGCTGGATTTTTGGCGAAACAG GCTGTAAGGTCTACGCCTTCTGCGGAGCCCTATTTGGCATCGCGTCCATGATCAACCTCCTGGCTATCTCCATGGATCGCTACATCGTCATCACCAAGCCTCTGCAGGCCTTACAGTGGACCTCCAAGCGACGCACTTACTACATCATCTGCCTGGTCTGGCTGTACTCTTTTGCCTGGAGCGTTGCACCTCTTCTGGGCTGGA GTTCTTACATTCCGGAGGGCCTGATGACTTCGTGCACGTGGGATTATGTGACGTCGACGCCTGCCAATAAAAGCTACACACTGATGCTATGCTGCTTTGTCTTCTTCATCCCTCTGGGCATCATATCCTACTGTTATCTGTGCATGTTCCTGGCTACCCGCCATGCAAGCAG GGAAGTGGAGAAGTTGGGCTCTCAGGTGAGAAAGACAACCCTGATTCAGCAGCAGACCATCAGGACTGAGTGGAAGTTGGCTAAGATTGCCTTTGTGGTGATCATAGTGTTTGTGCTCTCCTGGTCACCCTATGCATGCGTCACCCTCATTGCCTGGGCTGG ATACGCCAGTGTCCTGAACCCCTACTCCAAAGCCGTCCCCGCCGTCATAGCCAAGGCCTCAGCCATCTACAACCCTTTCATCTACGCCATCATTCACTCTAAATACAG GGACACTCTGGCTGCAAACGTGCCGTGTCTCTACTTCCTCGCCCAGGCTAGCCCACGGCGGGACTTCATGTCGGTGTCGCATAGCCAGTCCTCCTTTAGAGACTCAACACTGAGCCGACAATCGTCCCTGTCCAAAAACAAGTTTTTCCAGGTTTCTTCCTCTGTATCCACAATAGACACT CAGGTTTGGAGCGACGTGGAGCTCGATCCAATGGACCAGCGCCGTTGTCTGAGGTCCAGCTATTCCCTCGGAGCCCTGAAGGAGACGCAACGGAGCCACGATAAGAGACCACAATGTCAAGACAG GCTTGGGGGAGGGAAGGCCAGCAGGAGCCTGAAGCCCGGAATGAAGATAAGCACCTGGAAGATCAAGAGGAGGATGGCTAAACATCAAGCAAAGATGGCCGCC aaatcaacacaagatgtcaaaacggccaaaactgtcaggtgcccagggaagaaaagaggaggagaaacgagaaaaagacagaggtag